In a genomic window of Helianthus annuus cultivar XRQ/B chromosome 10, HanXRQr2.0-SUNRISE, whole genome shotgun sequence:
- the LOC110884267 gene encoding probable glycerol-3-phosphate acyltransferase 3, with translation MHGSRFISQTLMSSVQDSDLSQKTLILDVEETLLRSSSVFPYYMLVAFESGSLIRAFVLFALYPLIYLVNDELSIKIMVMVSFFGIKKDGFRVGSSVLPKFFLEDVGVEGFDVLRRGKKTVGVSKLPQVMVECFLKDYLEIDYVFGRELKVFGGYFVGLMKEHKNVIERLIHEVLEDDETVCFSNKSVKRDWIACSKDVFMVSNGEKKAWRTLPRERYPKDLIFHDGRLAFRPEPLSMLVMFMWFPFAILLSVFRTIIALTMSYGALIPILAFTGMQLKLTNNNSISHDHKKHKGRLYVCNHRTLLDPLYLSFGLKTPLTAVTYSLSRMSEILAPIKTVKLTRDRDQDAKTIDKMLKLGDVVVCPEGTTCREPYLLRFSPLFAELSDHIVPVALDSYVTMFYGTTADGLKWLDPFLFMMNPNPTYRVQLLDQIHGVTSDAQSTRFEVANYVQREIGKTLEFECTSLTRKDKYLVLAGNEGYVNSTSNKL, from the exons ATGCATGGCTCTCGTTTCATATCACAAACCCTAATGTCTTCTGTTCAGGACTCGGATCTTTCACAAAAGACGTTGATCCTCGATGTTGAGGAAACCCTTTTGAGATCATCATCCGTGTTTCCGTACTACATGTTGGTTGCATTTGAGTCTGGAAGTTTGATTCGGGCTTTTGTGCTTTTTGCTCTATACCCGCTTATTTACTTGGTTAATGACGAGTTATCGATCAAGATTATGGTAATGGTTTCCTTTTTTGGAATCAAGAAAGATGGGTTTCGCGTTGGAAGTTCGGTTTTGCCCAAGTTCTTCTTGGAAGATGTTGGTGTGGAGGGTTTTGATGTGTTGAGAAGAGGAAAGAAGACGGTTGGTGTAAGCAAGTTGCCACAAGTCATGGTTGAGTGTTTCTTGAAAGATTATTTGGAGATTGATTATGTTTTTGGAAGGGAGCTAAAGGTTTTTGGTGGCTACTTTGTTGGTCTCATGAAAGAACACAAGAACGTCATCGAGCGTCTTATACATGAAGTACTAGAAGATGATGAAACGGTTTGCTTCTCAAACAAGTCGGTTAAGCGCGATTGGATCGCATGTAGCAAG GACGTTTTTATGGTTAGTAATGGAGAAAAGAAGGCATGGCGAACCCTTCCAAGGGAAAGATATCCAAAAGACCTAATCTTTCATGATGGACGATTAGCATTTAGACCCGAACCACTAAGTATGTTGGTCATGTTCATGTGGTTCCCTTTCGCCATACTTTTGTCCGTTTTCAGAACAATTATCGCACTCACCATGTCATATGGTGCATTGATCCCTATCTTAGCTTTCACCGGTATGCAACTGAAGCTCACAAACAATAACTCAATATCTCATGATCATAAAAAACATAAAGGTCGTTTATATGTATGTAACCATCGAACCTTGCTTGACCCGTTATACCTCTCATTTGGACTCAAAACACCACTCACCGCAGTCACGTATAGTCTCAGTAGAATGTCGGAGATCTTAGCACCAATCAAAACTGTAAAATTAACAAGAGATCGGGATCAAGATGCAAAAACAATAGACAAGATGTTAAAGCTTGGGGACGTTGTAGTTTGCCCAGAAGGGACAACTTGTAGGGAACCATATTTGTTACGGTTTAGCCCATTGTTTGCGGAACTTAGTGATCATATAGTCCCGGTCGCATTGGATAGTTATGTTACCATGTTTTACGGAACAACAGCCGATGGGTTAAAATGGTTGGACCCGTTTCTGTTTATGATGAACCCTAACCCGACTTATAGAGTTCAGTTGCTGGACCAGATTCATGGGGTGACCAGTGATGCACAGTCTACACGGTTCGAAGTTGCAAATTATGTCCAACGTGAGATTGGGAAGACATTGGAATTTGAATGCACAAGCCTTACGAGGAAAGACAAGTATCTCGTATTGGCCGGTAATGAAGGGTATGTTAATTCCACAAGTAACAAACTATGA